A single region of the Anoplolepis gracilipes chromosome 1, ASM4749672v1, whole genome shotgun sequence genome encodes:
- the LOC140663068 gene encoding uncharacterized protein, translated as MSLVEDFQRWLEVVMSKVIENLGSNVEEAQYELSESVDVFMSTMYYVCVKFKNKTKGGQREELFMILKRPTPNQICRQLIPIDPQFHNEILFYRIYATSNENFAKCFYTEERPPTDSVIALENVSKRGYCPCPYAYDAPLEYILAAMREMGRFHAKGYVMKEQQRKKFFDIVEQLQEIRYNESNDAQRCLVNIPSPRAVEYLRNQGHDAIFCDKMEAVLSNAFNSVMIKTVTPTEPLSTLCHGDFTLGNTLFKKEDDGQLRAMLIDFAVLRYSNPAVDLSTFLCLACSNELRKDKFFEIMRAYHDALKKYLLDAGIQNIEKYSYDALLDDYRRGALHGFVIASYFLAILMGYNDEIFDENAIKKMMERMQHKKICGGEKLSKILADMLLQLRDFDCLKHFL; from the coding sequence ATGTCTCTCGTCGAAGACTTTCAAAGGTGGCTCGAAGTAGTAATGTCGAAAGTTATTGAAAATCTTGGATCAAATGTCGAGGAAGCTCAATACGAGCTATCTGAATCCGTCGATGTTTTTATGTCCACCATGTATTATGTATgcgtgaaatttaaaaataaaacaaagggAGGACAGAGAGAAGAACTATTCATGATACTGAAGAGACCCACGCCAAATCAAATATGCAGACAATTGATACCCATCGATCCTCAGTTCCACAACGAGATTTTATTCTATCGGATTTACGCCACATCCAATGAGAACTTTGCGAAGTGCTTCTACACCGAGGAACGACCGCCTACCGATTCGGTGATTGCGTTAGAAAATGTCAGCAAGCGAGGATACTGTCCTTGTCCGTACGCATACGACGCTCCTCTGGAATACATATTAGCGGCAATGCGTGAGATGGGACGATTCCATGCCAAAGGTTACGTCATGAAGGAGCAGCAGCGTAAAAAGTTTTTCGACATTGTGGAGCAGCTTCAAGAAATTAGGTATAACGAATCGAACGACGCACAAAGATGCCTTGTCAATATTCCCTCACCCCGGGCAGTGGAATATCTTCGCAATCAAGGTCATGATGCgattttttgcgataaaatGGAAGCTGTACTTTCGAATGCATTCAATAGTGTAATGATAAAAACGGTGACGCCAACAGAACCTTTGTCCACGCTGTGTCATGGTGATTTTACATTAGGCAATACTCTTTTCAAGAAGGAAGACGATGGACAGCTACGAGCGATGTTGATCGACTTTGCGGTTTTAAGGTATTCGAATCCTGCCGTCGATCTTTCCACGTTTCTCTGTCTCGCTTGCTCGAATGAATTAAGAAAggataaatttttcgagatcATGCGGGCCTATCACGATGCACTGAAGAAATATTTGCTGGACGCTGGTATACAAAACATCGAAAAGTATTCGTATGATGCTTTGCTAGACGATTACAGAAGAGGTGCCCTCCACGGTTTTGTTATCGCGTCCTACTTTTTAGCGATATTAATGGGATATAACGACGaaatatttgatgaaaatgCAATTAAGAAAATGATGGAAAGAATGCAACATAAGAAGATTTGCGGCGGAGAGAAACTATCCAAAATATTAGCTGATATGTTGTTACAGTTAAGAGATTTTGattgtttgaaacatttcttataa
- the LOC140663074 gene encoding uncharacterized protein — MSLVEDFQRWLEEVMSKVIENLGSNVEEAQYELSESVDIVMSTMYYVCVKFKNKTKGEQREELFIILKRPTPNQICRQLLHINSQFHNEILFYRIYARSNENFAKCFYTEERPPTDSVIALENVSKRGYCPCPYAYDAPLEYILAAMREMGRFHGKGYVMKEQQREKFFDIVKQLKESRFNEWDDTQRCLVNIPATQTVEYLRNQGHDAIFCDKIEAVLSNAFNSVMIKTVTEPLSTLCHGDFTLSNTLFKKENDGKLRAMLIDFAILRYSNPAVDLSTFLCLACSNELRKDKFFEIMRAYHDALKKYLLDAGIQNIEKYSYDALLDDYRRGALHGFVIAFYFLPVLMGCDKREFDVREMTDIKVRMQNRKVCGGEKLSKIFADMLLQLKDFGCLKHIL, encoded by the coding sequence ATGTCTCTCGTCGAAGATTTTCAAAGGTGGCTCGAAGAAGTGATGTCGAAAGTTATTGAAAATCTTGGATCAAATGTCGAGGAAGCTCAATACGAGCTCTCTGAATCCGTCGATATTGTTATGTCTACCATGTATTATGTATGcgtgaaatttaaaaacaaaacaaaggGAGAACAGAGAGAAGAactattcataatattaaagagaCCCACGCCAAATCAAATATGCAGACAATTGTTACACATCAATTCTCAGTTCCACAACGAGATTTTATTCTATCGTATTTACGCCAGATCCAATGAGAACTTTGCGAAATGCTTCTACACCGAGGAACGACCGCCTACCGATTCGGTAATTGCGTTGGAAAATGTCAGCAAGCGAGGATACTGTCCTTGTCCGTACGCATACGACGCTCCTCTGGAATACATATTAGCGGCAATGCGTGAGATGGGACGATTCCATGGCAAAGGTTACGTCATGAAGGAACAGCAGCGTGAAAAGTTTTTCGACATCGTGAAGCAGCTTAAAGAAAGTAGGTTTAACGAATGGGACGACACACAAAGGTGTCTTGTCAATATTCCCGCGACTCAGACAGTGGAATATCTTCGCAATCAAGGTCACGATGCgattttttgcgataaaataGAAGCTGTACTTTCCAATGCATTCAATAGTGTAATGATAAAAACGGTGACAGAACCTTTGTCCACGCTGTGTCATGGTGATTTTACATTGAGCAATACTCTTTTCAAGAAGGAAAACGATGGCAAGTTACGAGCAATGTTGATCGACTTTGCGATTTTAAGGTATTCGAATCCTGCCGTCGATCTTTCCACGTTTCTCTGTCTCGCTTGCTCGAATGAATTAAGAAAggataaatttttcgagatcATGCGGGCCTATCACGATGCACTGAAGAAATATTTGCTGGACGCTGGTATACAAAACATCGAAAAGTATTCGTATGATGCTTTGCTAGACGATTACAGAAGAGGTGCCCTCCATGGTTTCGTTATCGCGTTCTATTTTTTACCGGTATTAATGGGATGCGATAAGAGGGAATTTGATGTAAGGGAAATGACGGACATAAAGGTGAGAATGCAAAACAGAAAGGTTTGCGGCGGAGAGAAACTATCCAAAATATTTGCTGATATGTTATTGCAGTTAAAAGATTTTGGTTGTTTGAAacatatcttataa
- the LOC140668741 gene encoding uncharacterized protein → MSSDENFQRWIKTIILEIIKSLGSDVNMDDVRYELATSIKVITSDLYYIRVKFTSKTKEQSEEHFMVLKKPQQEKETKQIMRIDSQFHNEILFYSMYAQSEENFARCLYVEERLPNLVIALENVNKKGYHPCSYVYAPPLEYILAAMREIGRFHGKGYVMKERQREKFFNIVEQLHEIRYDNTIHTFKFFINFVATRAIEYLRNQGHDAIFCDKMEAVLSNAFDNVMIKTTTPVEPLATLCHGDFTLANSLFKKEDDGQIRAMLIDFAQLRYSPPVVDLSTFLCLCCSNEIRKNKFFEIIQAYHDSLTKYLLDAGIQHIEKYSYDTFLDNYKTNCLFGFVIASFFLSTIIENKITPADRTLVNIEEFAKFSKERGGDKISKILGDMLLQMKDFGSLTRFL, encoded by the coding sequence ATGTCCTCCGACGAGAATTTTCAGCGATGGATTAAAACGATCATATTGGAGATCATTAAGAGTCTCGGATCAGACGTCAACATGGACGACGTACGGTACGAGTTAGCCACAAGTATAAAGGTCATTACATCCGATCTGTATTACATACGTGTAAAGTTTACAAGCAAGACAAAGGAACAAAGCGAGGAACATTTTATGGTACTGAAGAAACCCCAGCAAGAGAAGGAAACTAAGCAGATAATGCGCATCGACTCTCAGTTCCATAACGAAATCTTGTTTTACAGTATGTATGCTCAATCTGAAGAAAATTTCGCAAGATGTTTATACGTAGAAGAACGATTGCCCAATTTGGTGATCGCGTTGGAGAACGTCAACAAAAAAGGATATCATCCTTGTTCATACGTGTACGCTCCTCCTTTGGAGTACATTTTAGCGGCGATGCGCGAAATCGGACGATTCCACGGCAAAGGATACGTTATGAAGGAACGGCAACGAGAAAAGTTCTTCAACATTGTTGAGCAACTTCATGAAATTAGGTACGACAACACGATACATACATTCAAGTTCTTCATCAACTTCGTCGCAACGCGAGCAATTGAATATCTTCGCAATCAAGGCCACGATGCGATCTTTTGCGATAAAATGGAAGCTGTACTTTCGAATGCATTCGACAATGTGATGATAAAAACGACGACACCAGTAGAACCTTTGGCCACGCTGTGTCACGGTGATTTTACATTGGCGAATTCTCTCTTCAAGAAGGAAGACGATGGACAGATACGTGCGATGCTGATCGACTTCGCGCAATTGAGATACTCGCCTCCCGTCGTCGATCTTTCAACGTTTCTCTGTCTCTGTTGCTCGaatgaaattagaaaaaataagtttttcgaAATCATACAAGCCTACCATGACTCACTGACAAAGTATTTGCTGGACGCTGGTATTCAGCATATCGAGAAGTATTCGTATGATACTTTCttggataattataaaaccaaCTGTCTGTTCGGTTTTGTTATTGCATCCTTTTTCTTATCGAccataattgaaaataagatTACGCCTGCAGACCGAACACTAGTAAACATAGAAGAGTTTGCGAAATTTAGCAAGGAAAGAGGTGGAGACAAAATATCCAAAATACTGGGCGATATGTTATTGCAAATGAAAGACTTTGGTAGCTTAACACGTTTTTTGTAG